From Sporosarcina sp. FSL W7-1349, a single genomic window includes:
- a CDS encoding anti-sigma factor antagonist (This anti-anti-sigma factor, or anti-sigma factor antagonist, belongs to a family that includes characterized members SpoIIAA, RsbV, RsfA, and RsfB.), whose translation MTLQVELLENDSVHCFKIVGEIDAFTAPVLRERLASIDIAEGMQTELDLAEVDYMDSTGLGVFVGFYKTVKSNGGHMKITGVNARLKRLFDITGLVEVMDIVEESGDRDATV comes from the coding sequence ATGACTTTACAAGTTGAGTTGCTGGAAAATGATAGTGTTCATTGCTTTAAGATTGTAGGAGAGATTGATGCATTTACGGCGCCTGTGTTAAGGGAGCGTCTTGCATCTATTGATATAGCTGAAGGAATGCAGACAGAATTGGATTTAGCTGAAGTGGATTATATGGACAGCACAGGTCTCGGAGTGTTTGTCGGCTTCTATAAGACCGTCAAATCGAATGGAGGCCATATGAAAATTACAGGTGTCAATGCCCGTTTGAAAAGGCTTTTCGATATAACTGGGTTGGTGGAAGTGATGGACATCGTAGAAGAAAGTGGGGACCGAGATGCAACCGTATGA
- the acpS gene encoding holo-ACP synthase: MIAGIGLDIVELNRIAKMDARSDKLRLRILVADELASYESLASHRRIEFLAGRFAAKEAFAKAMGTGIGADCRFEDIAILPDSKGKPVLYFKGEPANGLVSITHTQTVAAAQVVLLELPSNTSRCN; the protein is encoded by the coding sequence ATGATTGCAGGAATCGGGCTCGATATCGTGGAATTAAATAGAATCGCCAAAATGGACGCCCGGTCGGATAAACTCCGCTTGCGCATTCTGGTTGCCGATGAATTGGCATCCTATGAATCTCTCGCATCCCACAGGCGGATTGAATTTCTAGCCGGTCGGTTCGCGGCGAAAGAAGCCTTCGCCAAAGCGATGGGTACCGGAATCGGTGCGGACTGCCGGTTCGAAGACATCGCCATTTTGCCTGACTCGAAAGGGAAGCCGGTGCTCTATTTCAAAGGAGAACCGGCAAACGGCCTCGTCTCCATCACTCATACCCAAACAGTAGCGGCAGCCCAAGTGGTTTTATTGGAACTCCCATCAAACACGTCTCGGTGTAATTGA
- the rsbW gene encoding anti-sigma B factor RsbW: MQPYDYIEIRVPAKAQYVGVARLTISGLASRLGFTYDEIEDLKIASSEAITNAVQHAYEEGEEGEVIVGCALFEDRMEIMVADHGKSFDFDEMKKHIGPYGEQEEVQFLREGGLGLYLMETLMDSVQIHQKEGVTVFMTKYLGRERGEEDVERTISS, from the coding sequence ATGCAACCGTATGATTATATCGAAATCCGTGTGCCGGCGAAAGCGCAATACGTGGGTGTCGCCCGTTTGACGATATCCGGTCTTGCCAGCCGCCTTGGCTTTACATATGACGAAATAGAGGATTTGAAAATCGCCTCGAGTGAAGCAATCACCAATGCAGTCCAGCATGCATACGAAGAAGGTGAAGAAGGCGAAGTAATCGTCGGCTGTGCGTTATTCGAAGACCGGATGGAAATTATGGTGGCGGACCACGGTAAAAGCTTTGATTTTGATGAAATGAAAAAACATATAGGACCTTATGGCGAGCAGGAAGAGGTGCAATTTCTCCGAGAAGGTGGATTAGGCCTGTATTTGATGGAGACGCTAATGGATAGCGTACAAATCCATCAGAAAGAAGGTGTCACGGTCTTCATGACCAAATATCTCGGTAGAGAGCGAGGGGAAGAGGATGTCGAAAGAACAATCTCCTCGTAA
- the alr gene encoding alanine racemase, with translation MENPIHYRPTKAIVDLTAIQRNIKNMQMHVGPGVGIIAVVKANGYGHGAVQVARAALEAGALLLAVATPDEAVQLRKAGITGDILVLGPSPYEFAKRAAELGIILTVAASEWLQAVLGSYAPGSFQKRLKIHVKIDSGMGRIGIREADDLATLIEMIGKSDDVELDGVFTHFARADEEDPYHTEKQFNRFMAQVNRLPEKPRLIHAANSAAALLHPEYALDAIRFGVSMYGFAPSAYVARMLPFPLEKAVQLTTELSHVKLLEKGSPISYGGTYETTEDEWIGTLPIGYADGLRRGLRGQAVLVGGQRVPIVGTICMDQCMVRLPHEFPIGEPVVLIGKQGNEEITMEEWAQRLDTIPYEITVSLRGRIPRIYATTNGQHV, from the coding sequence GTGGAAAACCCTATTCATTACCGCCCAACCAAGGCGATTGTCGATTTGACAGCGATTCAACGTAATATTAAAAATATGCAAATGCACGTAGGTCCGGGTGTGGGGATCATTGCTGTAGTGAAAGCGAATGGCTATGGCCATGGTGCCGTACAAGTGGCTCGGGCTGCTCTTGAAGCCGGTGCGCTGCTGCTTGCGGTGGCTACGCCGGATGAGGCGGTCCAACTTCGGAAAGCGGGCATAACGGGCGATATCCTCGTCCTCGGGCCATCTCCGTACGAGTTTGCCAAGCGGGCTGCCGAGTTGGGAATCATCTTAACTGTGGCAGCTTCGGAATGGCTCCAGGCGGTGCTAGGTTCGTATGCCCCCGGTTCATTCCAAAAAAGATTGAAGATCCATGTGAAAATCGATTCAGGAATGGGTAGAATCGGAATACGGGAAGCGGACGACTTGGCAACATTGATCGAGATGATCGGCAAGTCGGATGACGTTGAACTGGACGGAGTTTTTACGCATTTTGCCCGGGCGGATGAGGAGGATCCGTATCACACGGAAAAGCAATTCAACAGGTTCATGGCCCAAGTTAACCGACTTCCCGAAAAGCCCCGATTGATACACGCAGCCAATAGTGCGGCGGCATTGCTTCACCCAGAATATGCGCTGGACGCGATTCGGTTCGGCGTAAGCATGTATGGCTTTGCACCATCCGCTTACGTGGCTCGAATGCTTCCTTTCCCATTAGAGAAAGCAGTCCAGCTCACGACCGAGCTGTCGCATGTGAAACTGCTGGAAAAGGGAAGTCCGATCAGTTATGGCGGGACCTATGAAACGACAGAGGATGAATGGATCGGAACGTTGCCGATCGGCTATGCGGACGGACTGCGACGCGGTTTGCGGGGGCAGGCCGTCCTAGTCGGCGGGCAGCGGGTACCGATCGTAGGAACCATATGTATGGATCAATGTATGGTAAGACTTCCCCATGAATTTCCGATCGGCGAACCGGTTGTGCTAATCGGAAAACAGGGGAATGAAGAAATCACAATGGAAGAGTGGGCACAACGACTCGATACAATTCCGTACGAAATTACGGTGTCCTTGAGAGGAAGGATACCCCGAATATACGCAACGACAAATGGACAACATGTATAA
- a CDS encoding STAS domain-containing protein, producing MNMRIPILKLDDTLIVSIQWELDDQKALQFQEDLLVKLYETSARGVVIDLTPIDFIDSFIAKVLGDVISMSGLMGAKVVITGIQPAVAITLIELGIRLEDVMTALDLENGLKKLQKELEA from the coding sequence ATGAATATGCGCATACCGATTTTAAAACTGGATGATACACTCATCGTGTCCATCCAATGGGAACTGGACGATCAGAAGGCACTGCAATTTCAAGAGGATCTGTTGGTCAAACTATATGAGACTTCCGCGAGGGGAGTAGTTATTGACTTGACTCCGATTGACTTTATCGATTCATTCATCGCAAAAGTGTTGGGGGATGTCATCAGCATGTCCGGCTTAATGGGAGCTAAAGTTGTCATTACGGGTATACAACCCGCCGTTGCCATTACGCTAATTGAGCTCGGCATCCGTTTAGAGGACGTTATGACAGCACTTGATCTCGAAAACGGATTGAAAAAACTTCAAAAAGAACTGGAGGCCTGA
- a CDS encoding PP2C family serine/threonine-protein phosphatase → METFVNDHVEAYIYQQAKNGNHISGDAYFVHSENDYFICAIADGLGNGPIAHQSAQVIPDILKEFHHETVDELLMRCNMKMMHKRGAAVAIVKVDYTTKTIHYSCVGNVRFYVLQDQVNMIYPLPVMGYLSGKPQNLKMHQCEYRNGDLFILHSDGVDLKSPKSCLRNSKEPYRLYQNVLPTINHNDDATFIAGRLLL, encoded by the coding sequence GTGGAAACCTTTGTCAATGACCATGTTGAGGCCTACATCTATCAGCAAGCGAAAAATGGGAATCATATCTCGGGAGATGCGTATTTCGTCCACTCGGAAAATGACTATTTCATTTGCGCGATTGCCGATGGACTGGGGAACGGGCCGATTGCCCACCAATCGGCCCAAGTCATCCCTGACATTTTAAAAGAGTTTCATCATGAGACAGTCGATGAGTTATTAATGCGTTGCAACATGAAAATGATGCACAAACGCGGGGCGGCTGTTGCGATTGTGAAAGTGGATTACACGACAAAGACGATCCATTATAGTTGCGTCGGAAATGTCCGTTTCTATGTGTTGCAGGACCAAGTGAATATGATCTACCCGCTGCCGGTCATGGGGTATCTTTCCGGAAAACCGCAAAATTTGAAGATGCACCAATGCGAGTATCGGAATGGCGATTTGTTTATTCTTCATTCCGACGGAGTCGACTTAAAGAGTCCGAAATCCTGCTTGAGAAATAGCAAAGAACCGTATCGGTTGTATCAAAATGTTTTGCCGACTATCAATCATAATGACGATGCCACCTTTATAGCGGGGCGCCTGCTTCTTTAG
- a CDS encoding rhomboid family intramembrane serine protease, whose translation MFIRTESFSQYIRLYPVVTALLIINIVIHIVTMLPFIGKPLLYSGAGANYLIAEGEWWRLITPMFLHWGLMHLLFNMFSLFIFGPELEKLAGKLRFLNIYVLAGLFGNIATFFLKDPMTISVGASGAIFGIFGAFGALVYYTKNAFPQLRQVMLPIIIISLIMTFLQPNINIVAHITGFIVGFLIGLSYFHPKRIVSWRKKKIQRVK comes from the coding sequence ATGTTTATCCGTACAGAGAGCTTTTCACAATACATCCGGCTCTATCCGGTTGTCACTGCTTTATTGATTATCAACATCGTCATCCATATCGTAACCATGCTGCCATTCATCGGGAAGCCCCTTCTGTACAGTGGGGCCGGCGCCAACTACTTGATCGCAGAAGGCGAATGGTGGCGGTTGATCACTCCGATGTTCCTTCATTGGGGACTGATGCATCTGCTCTTCAATATGTTTTCTCTTTTCATTTTCGGTCCCGAACTGGAGAAACTCGCGGGAAAACTCCGGTTTCTCAACATCTATGTACTGGCCGGGCTATTCGGCAATATTGCCACGTTTTTCCTGAAAGACCCGATGACAATCAGCGTCGGGGCGAGCGGCGCTATTTTCGGCATCTTCGGCGCATTCGGAGCGCTTGTCTATTATACGAAAAATGCCTTTCCACAACTTAGGCAAGTCATGCTGCCGATTATCATCATCAGTTTAATTATGACCTTCTTGCAGCCGAATATTAATATTGTCGCCCATATTACAGGCTTCATCGTCGGCTTTTTGATCGGGCTCAGCTATTTTCATCCGAAGCGCATCGTCAGTTGGAGGAAAAAGAAAATCCAGCGGGTCAAATGA
- a CDS encoding transcriptional regulator: MLTLRANKNMKEVIVKIPKRMLNENEHTVVHQEPERGDFVYISTRRYVSDYEADTIREEMMKGYVEMSQINLKIAAECLHVEFEAQHTVERLVSGG; encoded by the coding sequence GTGCTGACGTTGCGAGCTAATAAAAACATGAAGGAAGTCATTGTTAAGATTCCGAAACGGATGCTGAATGAAAATGAACATACGGTCGTCCATCAGGAGCCGGAACGTGGTGATTTCGTTTATATTTCGACAAGGCGATATGTGTCTGACTACGAAGCGGATACGATCCGAGAAGAAATGATGAAGGGCTATGTCGAAATGTCGCAAATCAATCTGAAAATTGCCGCGGAATGCTTGCATGTTGAGTTTGAAGCCCAGCATACGGTGGAACGTCTCGTAAGCGGAGGATGA
- a CDS encoding PH domain-containing protein: MMSENRYKLHWVAAVIEALKMMKEMIFPFLFLIVANGWRVPAGGKWYEYWSFILFGIIVLLLLISGIIKWKRFVYWFEESELRIESGLFVKKKRYIPFDRIQSLDYTEGIFHRPFQLVKVKVETAGSSSLTKAEAELTAITKEAANRIEQEIAQAKQKRRVPVVQAEDASVEMENTLEEPIVEAPVSRKVYAMTTDELLLLATTSGGIGVILSGVAIFLSQFSDLIPFEWMFEEVSAFIKFGYLIVAVTLFLGFLLVWVLSVFVTLLSHYGFTVALEGEDLVITRGLLEKKRITVPLKRVQSVSVIENPLRQAFGYATVAIHSAGGAAEGSKITLFPLIKKKAIWEPLHDIFPELDIREPTHQLPLRGRSFYYRIDFLWMLPAIGAITYYFFPYGLISLAIIPIIIALGIWQHRSAAYSLYGNQLTMRFRGISLQTAFVMRKRIQSMDMRQSYFHKRKQVATIVATAKSGISTHKIHVHHMEQAEAERILSWYEKKNPPES; encoded by the coding sequence ATGATGTCTGAGAACCGGTATAAATTGCATTGGGTTGCGGCGGTCATCGAGGCGTTGAAAATGATGAAAGAAATGATTTTCCCATTCCTCTTCCTCATCGTGGCCAATGGCTGGAGAGTGCCGGCTGGAGGGAAGTGGTATGAGTATTGGTCTTTCATTCTCTTCGGTATCATTGTCCTGCTCCTCTTGATCAGCGGAATTATCAAATGGAAGCGGTTTGTCTACTGGTTCGAGGAGAGTGAATTGCGGATCGAGTCGGGCTTATTCGTCAAGAAGAAGCGGTACATCCCCTTTGACCGGATACAAAGCCTGGATTATACGGAAGGTATTTTCCACCGTCCATTTCAACTCGTTAAGGTGAAAGTAGAAACGGCGGGCAGTTCTTCGCTGACGAAGGCCGAAGCGGAATTGACGGCTATTACGAAGGAGGCCGCCAATCGGATTGAACAGGAAATAGCGCAAGCGAAACAGAAAAGGCGAGTTCCGGTTGTCCAGGCGGAAGATGCCTCCGTGGAAATGGAGAATACGCTGGAAGAACCGATTGTCGAAGCACCTGTATCCAGGAAAGTGTACGCGATGACTACCGACGAGCTCTTGCTATTGGCGACCACTTCCGGAGGGATTGGGGTCATTTTATCGGGGGTTGCCATCTTCCTATCACAATTCTCTGACTTGATCCCCTTTGAATGGATGTTTGAGGAAGTATCCGCATTTATCAAATTCGGATACCTGATTGTCGCCGTTACGCTCTTCCTCGGTTTCTTGCTCGTCTGGGTGTTGTCCGTGTTCGTGACGTTATTGTCCCACTACGGGTTCACTGTGGCACTGGAAGGGGAGGACTTGGTCATCACGCGGGGGTTGTTGGAAAAGAAACGGATTACCGTGCCGCTCAAGCGAGTTCAAAGCGTCAGTGTCATCGAGAACCCGCTCCGGCAAGCTTTTGGCTATGCAACGGTCGCCATCCATAGTGCAGGAGGGGCGGCGGAAGGATCCAAAATCACCCTATTCCCATTAATTAAGAAAAAGGCGATCTGGGAGCCGCTGCACGACATCTTCCCGGAGTTGGATATCCGCGAACCGACACATCAATTGCCGTTGCGGGGAAGGTCGTTCTATTATCGGATCGATTTCCTATGGATGCTGCCGGCTATCGGGGCAATCACGTATTATTTCTTCCCGTACGGTCTTATTTCGCTGGCTATTATACCGATTATCATCGCTCTCGGTATCTGGCAGCATCGTTCTGCCGCCTATAGCCTGTACGGCAATCAATTGACGATGCGTTTCAGGGGAATCAGTTTGCAAACCGCGTTCGTCATGCGGAAACGGATCCAATCCATGGACATGAGGCAGAGCTATTTCCATAAACGCAAGCAGGTGGCGACCATTGTGGCGACCGCCAAATCCGGCATCAGCACCCATAAGATCCATGTCCATCACATGGAACAGGCGGAGGCCGAACGAATCCTCTCCTGGTATGAAAAAAAGAATCCGCCGGAATCATGA
- a CDS encoding LolA family protein codes for MRSRLVAFLLVVIMVLLAACGSPSKEDVMKKLSGKWSDTKGYDLQATMEIKTGAEPRVYDVNVWHTKPDFYRVNVTQEGSEDSQMIVRNEEGVFVVTPSLGKTYKFQSDWPAQNSQAYLIGTLSDDIKADKNSTMTEKDKTYIFETATRNNHKKVLPTQQIHIDKKTLLPKYVSILDENKEEKIRITFKKITLGMERKSTDYDVEVENTGTETPPTEKESMALSLYLPSIEWDGVSLVDEEMVQTDNGIRSFMTYGGTKEFIIVQEPASKPESKMAVSVEGDPVDLGFTVAALTEKSISWESDGVSFFIASDMLTQDELIEVAASMQPEQTK; via the coding sequence ATGCGTAGCCGATTAGTTGCTTTTTTGTTAGTCGTTATCATGGTACTCCTTGCGGCATGTGGATCTCCATCAAAAGAGGATGTCATGAAGAAACTGAGTGGGAAGTGGAGTGATACGAAAGGATACGATCTGCAAGCGACAATGGAAATCAAAACCGGGGCAGAACCGCGTGTCTACGATGTCAATGTATGGCATACGAAACCTGATTTTTATCGGGTTAATGTGACGCAAGAGGGAAGCGAGGATTCCCAAATGATCGTGCGCAATGAGGAAGGGGTCTTTGTTGTCACGCCTTCGCTTGGCAAAACCTATAAATTCCAAAGCGATTGGCCGGCTCAAAATAGCCAAGCGTATTTGATCGGCACATTGTCCGACGATATTAAGGCGGACAAAAATTCGACCATGACTGAAAAAGACAAGACGTATATTTTCGAAACTGCGACCCGGAACAACCACAAGAAAGTGTTGCCAACTCAACAAATCCATATCGATAAAAAGACATTACTTCCGAAATACGTATCGATTTTGGATGAAAATAAAGAAGAGAAAATCCGGATTACGTTTAAGAAAATTACTTTAGGCATGGAACGGAAATCGACCGATTATGATGTGGAAGTGGAAAACACAGGCACGGAAACGCCGCCGACTGAAAAAGAAAGCATGGCACTTTCCTTATATCTCCCATCCATCGAATGGGATGGCGTTTCGCTAGTGGACGAAGAGATGGTGCAAACCGATAACGGCATCCGGTCATTCATGACGTATGGAGGCACGAAAGAATTCATCATCGTCCAGGAGCCGGCTTCAAAACCAGAAAGCAAAATGGCAGTTTCCGTTGAGGGAGATCCAGTCGACCTCGGATTTACAGTAGCCGCTTTGACGGAAAAGTCGATTAGCTGGGAAAGTGACGGCGTTTCGTTTTTCATCGCATCCGATATGTTGACGCAGGATGAATTGATTGAAGTCGCGGCTTCCATGCAGCCGGAACAAACAAAATAA
- the sigB gene encoding RNA polymerase sigma factor SigB gives MSKEQSPRNTGTKEQVLQWIKEFQENNDEEAQTNLVLHYERLVHSIARKYSSGKPYYEDIVQVGMLGLLGAIRRYDSEFGKSFEAFAVPTIIGEIKRFLRDKTWAVHVPRRIKELGPRIKATVETLTTELQRSPLVSEIAEYLEVDEESVLEAMEMGRSYQALSMDHTLEADSEGGTVTLFDIIGSTDGGYEKTDQRMIVANALNVLTERERQIIQYTYIEQLSQKEAGERLGISQMHVSRLQRKAIKKLQEAILSIGGAS, from the coding sequence ATGTCGAAAGAACAATCTCCTCGTAACACGGGAACGAAAGAACAAGTGCTCCAGTGGATCAAAGAATTCCAGGAAAACAACGATGAAGAAGCCCAGACGAATCTTGTCCTTCATTATGAACGCTTGGTGCATTCCATTGCGCGGAAGTATTCGAGCGGCAAACCTTATTATGAAGATATCGTCCAAGTCGGCATGCTTGGATTATTAGGGGCGATCCGCCGGTACGATTCTGAGTTCGGAAAAAGTTTTGAAGCGTTTGCCGTACCGACGATTATCGGGGAGATTAAGCGTTTCCTGCGGGATAAGACATGGGCTGTCCATGTGCCGCGGCGTATTAAGGAGTTAGGGCCTCGCATCAAAGCAACAGTCGAAACGTTGACGACCGAACTGCAACGATCTCCTTTGGTGAGCGAGATTGCCGAATATTTGGAGGTCGATGAAGAGTCTGTGCTGGAAGCGATGGAGATGGGCAGAAGTTATCAAGCCCTGTCCATGGATCATACATTGGAAGCCGATTCCGAAGGTGGGACGGTCACCCTATTCGATATTATCGGGTCGACCGATGGCGGGTATGAAAAAACGGATCAGCGCATGATCGTCGCCAACGCGCTTAATGTCTTGACAGAAAGGGAAAGGCAAATTATTCAATATACATATATTGAACAGTTAAGCCAGAAAGAGGCGGGAGAACGCCTCGGCATTTCACAGATGCACGTTTCCAGACTTCAGCGAAAAGCGATTAAGAAATTACAAGAAGCCATATTGTCAATTGGTGGTGCATCATAG
- a CDS encoding STAS domain-containing protein: protein MNKKMIVAIRENMDEIIERWQEEMKDEKGERFFHFMPTDLINKTSKEFAELMTSNIAEEDSVNPEKLANFTEKVVRFGWSIKFVNKAIDNFMTTTFKILEEHGVIGNDNMRDHIRLFLNWINPLRESMIEAYSTEWERTVSLQRIALQELSASLIPVFEKISVMPLVGTIDTERAKLIMENLLDGVVKQRAEVVLLDITGVPVVDTMVAHHIIQAADAVRLVGAKCMLVGIRPEIAQTIVTLGINLNEFTTTSTLQRGMQEALALTNRSIVEVEE, encoded by the coding sequence ATGAATAAGAAGATGATAGTGGCAATCCGGGAGAACATGGATGAGATAATTGAACGATGGCAGGAAGAGATGAAAGATGAAAAGGGCGAGCGTTTTTTTCACTTCATGCCGACAGATCTGATAAATAAGACAAGCAAAGAGTTTGCTGAATTGATGACGTCGAATATTGCGGAAGAGGACTCGGTCAATCCTGAGAAATTGGCGAATTTCACAGAAAAAGTGGTCCGTTTCGGATGGTCCATCAAGTTTGTCAATAAAGCGATCGACAATTTCATGACAACGACCTTCAAAATTCTAGAGGAGCATGGAGTTATCGGGAATGACAATATGCGGGATCATATCCGGCTATTCCTGAATTGGATCAATCCGCTTCGAGAAAGCATGATCGAAGCCTATTCCACGGAATGGGAACGGACAGTCAGTTTACAGAGGATTGCATTGCAGGAGCTGTCCGCTTCTCTCATTCCCGTATTTGAAAAGATATCGGTCATGCCGCTCGTCGGTACGATCGATACGGAACGGGCCAAGCTGATTATGGAGAACTTGCTGGACGGTGTTGTGAAACAGCGGGCGGAAGTGGTCCTGCTGGATATTACGGGCGTTCCCGTCGTAGATACTATGGTTGCGCATCATATTATCCAAGCGGCGGACGCGGTCCGGCTTGTCGGGGCAAAATGCATGTTAGTCGGAATTAGACCGGAAATCGCCCAAACGATTGTGACCCTTGGTATTAATCTTAATGAATTTACAACAACCAGCACGCTACAGCGTGGGATGCAGGAGGCACTGGCACTGACAAACCGAAGCATAGTGGAGGTTGAAGAATGA
- a CDS encoding anti-sigma regulatory factor, whose translation MNHRSSVDIYTEWDIVAARQLGRKEAKQIGFGTVDQARITTAISELARNIYLYAGKGRIEIERLAAGGSMGMLIIASDEGPGIPDVRKVMEDGFSTSGGLGAGMPGVKRLMDEFKVETEPGVGTVITATKWLR comes from the coding sequence ATGAATCACCGGTCTTCTGTGGATATTTACACGGAATGGGATATTGTTGCTGCGCGACAGTTAGGCCGGAAAGAGGCGAAGCAAATTGGTTTCGGGACAGTCGATCAGGCGCGCATTACAACAGCGATAAGTGAATTGGCAAGAAATATCTATTTATATGCGGGCAAAGGCAGAATTGAAATAGAGAGATTAGCTGCTGGAGGTTCCATGGGGATGCTCATTATCGCGTCTGATGAAGGACCGGGAATTCCAGATGTCCGCAAAGTGATGGAAGATGGGTTCTCCACTTCCGGAGGTCTTGGAGCCGGCATGCCGGGTGTCAAGAGATTGATGGATGAATTCAAAGTGGAAACGGAACCTGGTGTGGGTACAGTGATTACTGCAACCAAATGGCTCCGGTAA
- a CDS encoding PP2C family protein-serine/threonine phosphatase has product MPKEVGKQYRALLKQYINNQSEEGLYFGQQFSRQFIEKNIAPEEVISMHKIGVAELFPDLPDELMLTYDFLIEMMIHYGLALQEHQSLVRKQEEIRVEMNLATKVQDTLLKTKLPDVKGLDIGYLTMPAKQMSGDYIYFLNEASNEACVAVADVIGKGIPAALCMSMVKFGMDSLRKENTNPHHVLDIVNRIVEKSVDDSMFISMFYGKYDADRSVFSYASAGHEPALLFKAADRSFTELDAKGLLLGVQPNVVYEEHSVELETGDFIVIMTDGVTEARTEDGFIDQTEIQAMIGEMSEASAQEIATTVYDKLVSLQNFILHDDFTIVIIKKINDVLNDDDQGK; this is encoded by the coding sequence ATGCCCAAAGAGGTAGGGAAACAATATAGGGCCCTTTTGAAGCAATATATAAATAATCAGAGCGAAGAGGGCCTGTACTTTGGACAACAGTTTAGCAGGCAGTTTATCGAGAAGAACATTGCTCCCGAAGAAGTCATCAGCATGCATAAGATAGGGGTAGCGGAATTATTCCCGGACCTTCCTGACGAGTTGATGCTGACATATGATTTCCTCATTGAGATGATGATCCATTATGGACTTGCCTTGCAGGAACATCAAAGCCTTGTACGGAAACAGGAAGAAATCCGGGTGGAGATGAATCTGGCCACCAAAGTCCAGGACACTTTATTGAAAACGAAACTACCGGATGTGAAAGGGTTGGACATCGGTTATCTGACCATGCCGGCCAAACAGATGAGCGGGGATTATATCTATTTCCTGAATGAGGCGAGCAACGAAGCTTGTGTGGCTGTTGCTGATGTCATCGGGAAAGGGATTCCTGCCGCGCTGTGCATGTCGATGGTCAAATTCGGCATGGACAGTTTGCGTAAAGAGAACACCAATCCGCACCATGTGTTGGATATTGTCAACCGGATTGTTGAGAAGAGCGTGGATGATTCAATGTTCATCTCGATGTTCTACGGAAAATACGATGCCGACCGCTCGGTTTTTTCATATGCTTCGGCGGGGCATGAACCGGCTCTGCTTTTCAAGGCGGCGGACCGCTCATTTACGGAGCTTGACGCGAAAGGGCTTCTGCTAGGGGTCCAACCGAATGTCGTTTACGAGGAGCATTCCGTTGAGCTGGAGACCGGCGATTTTATAGTTATCATGACGGATGGTGTGACCGAAGCACGGACGGAAGATGGGTTCATCGATCAAACGGAAATCCAAGCGATGATCGGGGAAATGAGCGAAGCGTCTGCGCAGGAGATCGCAACCACCGTTTATGACAAGCTTGTTAGTCTTCAAAACTTTATTCTCCATGATGATTTTACGATTGTCATAATTAAAAAGATAAATGACGTTTTAAATGATGACGACCAGGGTAAATAA
- a CDS encoding type II toxin-antitoxin system PemK/MazF family toxin, giving the protein MAIKRGDVFFADLSPVVGSEQGGTRPVLVIQNDIGNRFSPTVIIAAITAQIQKAKLPTHVEIDAARYGFERDSVILLEQVRTIDKSRLTDKITQLDDHLMEKVDEALEISFGLVKF; this is encoded by the coding sequence TTGGCAATTAAACGTGGAGACGTCTTTTTTGCAGATCTGTCGCCTGTCGTCGGTTCTGAACAGGGAGGGACGAGACCGGTCCTAGTCATTCAAAATGACATAGGAAACCGGTTCAGTCCGACAGTGATCATTGCAGCAATTACTGCGCAAATCCAAAAAGCGAAATTGCCTACACATGTTGAAATCGATGCGGCGCGTTATGGTTTCGAGCGGGATTCGGTTATTCTGCTCGAACAGGTCCGCACGATTGACAAGTCGAGGCTGACTGATAAAATTACGCAGCTAGATGATCATTTGATGGAAAAGGTCGATGAAGCGTTGGAGATAAGCTTTGGCCTCGTCAAATTTTGA